GTGACATCTGCAATCGAAAAGTTTCTCTCGATAATAAATCCAATTATCGATTCCGAAGGAGGTGTGAGCCTCGATGTAGTAGGAGAGTTCTTCTATCTGAATGAGACGAGGGTGAGGTATTCGATGGAATACCTTCTTAATTTCGATTTTCTTCTCAGGGAATTCAAAAGGCATTCCCTCGGAAACATTACCTTTACGAGGACTGTCAAGTCTCCTGATATGCAGGCATTTCTTAAGGCATTTATCACATCCTCTTTTTCTCCCGAGCCCTTTGAAGCCATATCCGAAGGTGTTCTGCTTGCCGGCATACAGAGCATCGGTGTCGGAGTCCTCAAGAGGATAAAAGAAGAAGAAGGCGAGGTGGATATACGGAAGACTGTAAAGAAGACTTATTTCAATGCAGTGTCTTTTACAAAGGGCGTTATGACCAAGATGCAGTCAGGAGAAAAAGTCAGCATAAAGAAGGCAAAGCGGGTTGTCGAATCCATGGTTGACCTCATACTGGATCAGGAGGAGCTTCTTTTGGGAATGACTGCTATAAAGGACTATGACGAATACACATATCATCATTCCGTTAATGTGAGCATTCTTTCCGTTACGCTCGGTCAGAGAGTTGGACTCCCCAAGAAGGCACTGATGGAGTTGGGCTTGGTTGCACTTTTTCACGATATAGGCAAAACCGAGATACCTGCGGAGATTCTTAATAAGCCAAGTAAATTTACAGAGGACGAATGGACCGTTATAAAGAAGCATCCTGCGTGGGGCGTAAGGGCATTACTCAGGATGAAGGGTTTCGACTCGACATCCATAAGGGCGGCAATAGTTGCCTTTGAGCACCATATCCATCATGACCATACAGGCTATCCAAAGGTAAAGAAGCTCGAAGAGCTTGACCTTTACTCAAGAATCGTCAGTATTGCAGACCAGTATGACGGAATGACATCATCGAGGGTTTATGCGAGGGTTCCCATGCAGCCTGACAAGGCACTTAGTCTTATGATGGAAAGGTCAGGCATTCAGCTTGACCCTCTGCTTTTAAAATTCTTCATAAATATGGTTGGTGTTTTCCCTGTTGGAACACTCGTGATGCTCGACACCAGAGAGCTTGGCATTGTCTATGGCTCAAATACGATGTTTCCCAGCAGACCAAGGATTATGGTCATTATGGACAGCGTAGGAAAACATATTAAGGGCTATGTGGTTGACCTTACCGAAAAAACTGCCGATGGAATATACTCAAGAAGCATACAGAAAACCCTTGACCCGAATAAATATAAGGTCAATCTTGCAGAATATATGCTCTAACTCCTCCAGACCTCTATAGCTATCTCAGGGCACATCTCAGCGCACATTGCACAGCCTGTGCATCTGTCCATATGCTCAGGAGAGGCAGGAAAATACCCTGCTGAATTGAATTTCCTCTCTATGGAGATTACGCCTTTTGGGCATGACAGAATGCAGTATTTACAACCCTTACACAACTGCCTATCTATAAGTATTTTACCTTTCATTTATCCGCTAAGGCTCAAAACCCCATCTTTAAGATTTCGCCTGCATGTTTTAAGGATGTCTCAGTAATCTTTCCGCTTAGCATCCTTGCTATCTCCTTAAGCCTCTCATCGCCTGAGAGTTCTTTTATAATAACATTAACCCCTTCTTTAAGTCCTCTTTTTTCTATAAGAAGGTGGTTGTCTGCGACTCCAGCTATCTGTGGAAGATGAGTGATGCAGATGACCTGTCTACCATTTGAGATGTGTTTGAGTTTATGTGCTACATTATCTCCTGTTTTTCCGCCGATTCCTGCATCCACCTCGTCGAATATAAGAACAGGGATGTTGTCCACATCCCTTAAAACACTCTTAATCGAAAGCATGATTCTCGAGAGCTCTCCGCCTGATGCAACCTTTCCCAATGGTTTAATCGCCTCTCCGGGGTTTGCCGAAAAAAGAAACTCGACCAAATCCAATCCGCTTGCCGAAATCGCAGTTGTTTTTATATCTACCATGAAGTCTGCCTTCTCGAGTGCAAGCTCCTTGAGAGATGCCTTTATTTGTTCCGAAAGCCTCTTTGCCGTCTTTTTCCTCATCTCCGAGAGCGTATTGGCAGCCGTAAGAAGTAGGGCAGACTTTTCTTTAAGCTCGTTTTCCATCTCCTTGATTTTTTCATCCGAGACCTCGATATGCTCAAGTTCTTTTTTAATCCTTTCCTTGTGCTCAGAGACTGCCTCTATCGTATCTCCATATTTTCTAAGAAGGCTCTTTATCAGGTGAAGCCTTTCGTCAACATGGGTTAGCCTTTCGGGGTCAAGGTTATATTTTTCCTTAATGTCTCTTAAAGCAGTCACTGCCTCCTTGATAAGGGGCAAGGCTGACTCTAAGATATTCAAAGGCTCTGATACCTGAGAATCTATTGCGGACATCTCCTTCAACTTCGATATCGAGGATGAGAGCATTTCTATCGAGGAGTCCTCTTCGCTATAAAGGGCCATGTATGCGGACTCCGAAAGCTCCTTGAGTTTGCTTAGATTCAGAAGTATTGTTCTTTCCTCCTCTAAGATGCGGTCTTCCCCATGGTTTGGAGATATACCTTCTATCTCATTTATCTGAAACCTTATGAGGTCAATCCTCTGTGCCCTGTCCCTTATATTGGACATTAGTTCCTCGAGGGTTTTCTTCGATGCAGTAACATCCTTGAATCGAGAGGATAGATTTTCCCTTTGTAGCCCTAATTTTCCATAATAGTCTAAGAGGCTCATCTGGGTCTCATTGCTTAGGAGGCTTTCGTGCTCGTGCTGTCCGTGTATGTCAACGAGTGTTTTGCCTATTTCAAGGAGGCTCTGGACATTCACCATGGTGTCGTTTATGTATGCCCTGCCTTTTCCAGAAGATGCGATGTCCCTTCTTAAGATAATCCCGTCGTCAGAGGGGATGCCCATATCTTTTAGGAGTGGATGCCCT
The sequence above is a segment of the Nitrospirota bacterium genome. Coding sequences within it:
- a CDS encoding HD-GYP domain-containing protein, with amino-acid sequence MANKESPELSKLAKDLVNQLAAIIRNAQIHDPSNVAVTSAIEKFLSIINPIIDSEGGVSLDVVGEFFYLNETRVRYSMEYLLNFDFLLREFKRHSLGNITFTRTVKSPDMQAFLKAFITSSFSPEPFEAISEGVLLAGIQSIGVGVLKRIKEEEGEVDIRKTVKKTYFNAVSFTKGVMTKMQSGEKVSIKKAKRVVESMVDLILDQEELLLGMTAIKDYDEYTYHHSVNVSILSVTLGQRVGLPKKALMELGLVALFHDIGKTEIPAEILNKPSKFTEDEWTVIKKHPAWGVRALLRMKGFDSTSIRAAIVAFEHHIHHDHTGYPKVKKLEELDLYSRIVSIADQYDGMTSSRVYARVPMQPDKALSLMMERSGIQLDPLLLKFFINMVGVFPVGTLVMLDTRELGIVYGSNTMFPSRPRIMVIMDSVGKHIKGYVVDLTEKTADGIYSRSIQKTLDPNKYKVNLAEYML
- a CDS encoding 4Fe-4S binding protein; this translates as MKGKILIDRQLCKGCKYCILSCPKGVISIERKFNSAGYFPASPEHMDRCTGCAMCAEMCPEIAIEVWRS
- the recN gene encoding DNA repair protein RecN, with translation MLKELRVKNFAIIDKLKVGFQPGLNVLTGETGAGKSIIIGALSIALGERAYSEMIKTNADSASVEAYFDITGHPLLKDMGIPSDDGIILRRDIASSGKGRAYINDTMVNVQSLLEIGKTLVDIHGQHEHESLLSNETQMSLLDYYGKLGLQRENLSSRFKDVTASKKTLEELMSNIRDRAQRIDLIRFQINEIEGISPNHGEDRILEEERTILLNLSKLKELSESAYMALYSEEDSSIEMLSSSISKLKEMSAIDSQVSEPLNILESALPLIKEAVTALRDIKEKYNLDPERLTHVDERLHLIKSLLRKYGDTIEAVSEHKERIKKELEHIEVSDEKIKEMENELKEKSALLLTAANTLSEMRKKTAKRLSEQIKASLKELALEKADFMVDIKTTAISASGLDLVEFLFSANPGEAIKPLGKVASGGELSRIMLSIKSVLRDVDNIPVLIFDEVDAGIGGKTGDNVAHKLKHISNGRQVICITHLPQIAGVADNHLLIEKRGLKEGVNVIIKELSGDERLKEIARMLSGKITETSLKHAGEILKMGF